The following are encoded in a window of Ktedonobacterales bacterium genomic DNA:
- a CDS encoding dTDP-4-dehydrorhamnose 3,5-epimerase family protein produces the protein MPPDANAGAPDEEEIGIAGAVLKHLIRHPDERGFFLELIRATDPFFAEGFAQLSHSKMFPGVAKAWHIHTTQIDWWYVPIGTLKVALHDLREGSPTRGVTKTLLLGEDYAPVILKIPAGVAHGCKAIGGTAHLFYVTSRTYDLAEEGRIPHDDPAIGYDWVRGAEIK, from the coding sequence ATGCCTCCTGATGCGAACGCTGGCGCGCCTGATGAGGAAGAGATAGGGATCGCGGGCGCTGTCCTCAAGCATCTGATCCGACATCCCGACGAGCGCGGCTTCTTTCTGGAGTTGATTCGCGCCACCGACCCATTCTTTGCTGAAGGCTTCGCGCAGCTCAGCCATTCCAAGATGTTCCCAGGGGTTGCCAAAGCCTGGCATATCCATACAACTCAGATTGACTGGTGGTATGTCCCTATAGGCACGCTGAAGGTGGCGCTCCACGATTTGCGCGAGGGCAGCCCCACGCGCGGCGTGACCAAAACACTCTTGCTGGGCGAGGACTATGCGCCCGTCATTCTCAAGATTCCGGCGGGCGTCGCGCATGGGTGTAAGGCCATTGGGGGTACGGCGCATCTTTTCTACGTGACCTCGCGGACCTACGATCTCGCCGAAGAGGGCCGCATCCCCCACGACGACCCGGCTATTGGCTACGATTGGGTGCGCGGCGCAGAAATCAAATGA
- a CDS encoding glycosyltransferase 87 family protein — protein sequence MRFHRRLTALAPKLLKVALFGVPLATLAVFFAWEVPRISTITYRQTDALPIFLGLRALLAGNDPYALSVGADAYRLALGTSGPVSLDHAAQFGFHYPLPPTLLYLPMSLFSSLEAAAFMARALTVGAYLAALLCLARRYASDARPPTMAWLMLWGMAWWPFLAVILPIIQPTGIVVAALAFCLLAVGTRRWFWAGCALFFALLKPQDALPVLAPLAIWGLPRAEARWRLLAGFGAIAVLPVALSFLWRPDWLVNWASALIALPAHIPAYYLNPLASLAQALGIAGILIWALAGALLSAWLALMIWGARQACQPEASIAARRWILLSRARDPQWGIAVGCALALALLPRTGGYEIAIGLIPWFYAWQWAGEAAPPRKRRLARGFLAALWLACGALAYSDHGYGSGVAFGVGLLVALGALLAIAPGFKAERATPDAAAHLISAPRTQS from the coding sequence ATGCGGTTTCATCGAAGGCTGACGGCGCTGGCTCCCAAACTGCTGAAAGTGGCGCTCTTTGGCGTTCCGCTGGCGACCCTGGCCGTTTTCTTCGCCTGGGAAGTACCGCGCATCAGCACGATTACCTATCGGCAGACGGATGCGCTGCCGATTTTTCTTGGCCTGCGCGCCCTGCTCGCGGGGAATGACCCCTACGCCCTCTCAGTGGGCGCGGACGCCTATCGCCTGGCGCTGGGAACCAGCGGCCCGGTCTCCCTCGACCACGCCGCGCAGTTTGGCTTCCATTATCCCCTGCCGCCTACGCTCCTCTATCTCCCGATGAGCCTCTTCTCCTCGTTGGAGGCGGCGGCCTTTATGGCCCGCGCGCTGACGGTGGGGGCTTACCTGGCGGCGCTGCTCTGCCTGGCGCGGCGCTATGCGTCCGACGCCCGCCCGCCGACGATGGCCTGGCTGATGCTTTGGGGGATGGCCTGGTGGCCGTTTCTGGCGGTCATCCTGCCCATTATCCAGCCAACGGGCATTGTGGTTGCGGCTCTGGCTTTTTGCCTGCTGGCAGTGGGAACGCGCCGCTGGTTCTGGGCTGGCTGTGCCCTCTTCTTTGCGCTGCTCAAGCCGCAAGATGCTCTGCCCGTGCTGGCTCCGCTGGCGATCTGGGGTCTGCCGCGCGCTGAAGCCCGCTGGCGTCTGCTGGCTGGCTTCGGCGCGATTGCCGTCTTACCTGTCGCGCTCTCGTTTCTCTGGCGGCCTGATTGGCTTGTGAACTGGGCCAGCGCGCTCATCGCGCTTCCCGCGCATATCCCCGCCTATTATCTCAACCCGCTGGCCTCGCTGGCGCAGGCGCTTGGTATAGCAGGCATCTTGATCTGGGCGCTGGCGGGCGCGCTGCTCAGCGCCTGGCTGGCGCTGATGATCTGGGGGGCGCGCCAGGCCTGCCAGCCAGAAGCATCAATCGCCGCCAGGCGCTGGATACTGCTCAGCCGCGCGCGTGACCCGCAGTGGGGCATCGCGGTGGGCTGCGCTCTGGCGCTGGCGCTGCTGCCACGCACAGGCGGCTACGAAATCGCTATCGGGCTGATCCCCTGGTTCTATGCCTGGCAGTGGGCAGGCGAAGCCGCGCCGCCCAGGAAGCGTCGGCTGGCGCGAGGCTTCCTGGCGGCGCTCTGGCTGGCATGTGGCGCGCTGGCCTATAGCGATCACGGCTATGGCAGCGGCGTGGCCTTTGGGGTTGGATTGCTAGTGGCGCTTGGCGCTCTGCTAGCGATTGCTCCTGGATTCAAGGCTGAGCGCGCTACGCCCGATGCAGCCGCTCATTTGATTTCTGCGCCGCGCACCCAATCGTAG
- the hemA gene encoding glutamyl-tRNA reductase → MLGVIGLDHHGAPTAVRERLAFSGAALVEALATLRRSEALAEAVILCTCNRTEVYAAGPSWAAVRAVVEAFLSARYLADVSAQSSTRADGKAAAQDKDALSQYLYASEGLEAARHLFHVAGGLRSMQVGESQVLGQVKSAFVAASRAGAVGEELHALFTAALKLGKRVRTETGISRADISLSGAAVALARDALGGLAGRSALLIGAGRTNQICARLLRAEGVGRLILANRAPETAQDFARTVSAETVAISQVAEMIPAVQLIISATAAPHLILSAATVAEGCASRRTPLVILDLAVPRDVEEAAGLLPSVCLYNIDALRGYGESEGHAADLKRIAELVEESVSELNRWQQVRKVAPAIAALRQHVDASQQAELARAMAQLGHLDERDREAVRQFGQRMVDKMFHHLVSRVREVAEKEPPDAVLDLLMQLFAVSNPSADGPGPSAESEAPVAPPTRHAPGA, encoded by the coding sequence ATGTTAGGCGTTATTGGTCTGGATCATCATGGAGCGCCGACAGCAGTACGCGAGCGGCTCGCTTTTTCGGGCGCGGCGCTCGTTGAGGCGCTGGCGACCTTGCGCCGCTCGGAGGCGCTGGCGGAAGCCGTCATTCTCTGTACCTGTAATCGCACCGAAGTCTACGCGGCAGGACCATCCTGGGCAGCCGTCCGCGCAGTAGTGGAAGCGTTTCTGAGCGCGCGGTATCTGGCCGACGTGTCTGCACAGTCTTCCACGCGAGCGGATGGGAAGGCTGCTGCGCAGGATAAGGACGCGCTCAGCCAGTATCTCTACGCGAGCGAGGGCCTGGAGGCGGCGCGGCATTTATTTCACGTCGCTGGCGGGCTGCGTTCCATGCAGGTTGGCGAATCGCAGGTGCTGGGACAGGTGAAAAGCGCCTTTGTGGCGGCCTCGCGGGCCGGGGCAGTTGGCGAAGAACTGCACGCGCTCTTTACGGCGGCGCTCAAGCTGGGCAAGCGCGTGCGCACCGAGACAGGCATCTCGCGCGCGGATATATCGCTCAGCGGGGCAGCAGTGGCCCTGGCGCGCGATGCGTTGGGGGGCCTGGCGGGGCGTTCGGCGCTGTTGATTGGCGCGGGGCGCACGAATCAAATCTGCGCGCGCCTGCTGCGCGCCGAAGGCGTGGGGCGGCTGATCCTGGCAAATCGCGCGCCCGAAACTGCCCAGGACTTTGCCCGCACCGTCAGCGCCGAGACGGTGGCGATCAGCCAGGTGGCTGAGATGATTCCAGCGGTCCAGTTGATCATCAGCGCGACAGCAGCGCCCCATCTCATTCTTTCGGCGGCGACGGTGGCCGAAGGCTGCGCAAGTCGGCGCACGCCGCTGGTCATTCTGGACCTGGCGGTGCCGCGCGATGTGGAAGAGGCGGCGGGATTACTCCCCTCGGTTTGCCTGTATAATATTGACGCGCTGCGCGGCTATGGCGAAAGCGAGGGCCACGCGGCAGACCTGAAGCGGATTGCCGAACTGGTCGAAGAATCAGTGAGTGAACTCAATCGCTGGCAGCAGGTGCGCAAGGTTGCGCCCGCGATTGCCGCGCTGCGGCAGCATGTGGATGCCTCGCAGCAGGCCGAACTGGCGCGGGCGATGGCGCAGCTTGGACATCTGGACGAACGTGACCGCGAAGCTGTGCGCCAGTTTGGGCAGCGCATGGTGGATAAGATGTTTCATCATCTGGTGAGCCGGGTGCGCGAGGTGGCGGAAAAAGAGCCGCCCGATGCGGTACTTGATCTGCTGATGCAGTTGTTTGCGGTCTCCAACCCATCGGCTGATGGGCCAGGCCCCTCTGCCGAGAGCGAAGCTCCCGTCGCGCCGCCGACCAGGCACGCACCAGGAGCATAG